The genomic interval AAGCCAGGTCGACGGCTTTCGAGCGCAGGTTCCGTTCGTGGAACAACGCCGCACCGCACAGGAACGACACCACGACCGATCCCCGCCGGATCATCGAAACCACCGAGATCATCGCATCCGGTTCCTGCAGAGCATAGAGATAGGCAAAGTCCGCCAGCGTCAGGAAAATGGAGATCAACGGAATGGCCCAGCTCCACCGGAACGGCGTCGTATGGCCCCGCCGCGGCCACCACAGTACGGCCACCACCACCGTCATCATCAGAAACTGGTAGAGATTATACCAGCTCTGCACGAAAACCGGGTCGAGGCGCGTCATGATGTATTTGTCGTAGAGCCCGCTCACGGCACCCGTAAGGGCCGAAAGGGCCACGAACAGAATCCAGAGGTTGTGCGTGAAGTCGACCCCCTCGCGACGCGAAGACCGGCTCAGCAGGAACAGCGACACCAAAGCCAGCGCCACACCGATCCACTGGCAGACATTGAGCCGCTCGCCGAAAATCAAAAAGGCGCCGACAAGCACCATGACGGGCCGCGTGGCGTTGATCGGTCCCACGATCGTGATCGGCAGGTGCTTCATGCCGAAGTAGCCGAAGATCCACGACGTGAGGACGATCACCGACTTGAGGATCACCAGCCCGTGGGCCGTGGCCGTGCCGGGCGTCGTGGCCAGCACCGTGTCGTCGAACCATCCCAGGCCGAACTCCGCGGAGAGGATCGCCGGGACGAAAAACAGCGTCGAGAAGAGCGTATTGAGCAGCAAAACCGGAAGCACGGCGTTTCCGGTCAGGGCCTTCTTCTTCGCGACGTCATACAGACCGAGCAGCGCGGCCGAGGTAAAGGCAAGGGTCAACCACATGGCTCAAAAATTTTCGTTCGCAAGGTAAAAACAAAAGGAAGGCGGCCCGGTGGCCGCCTTCGTCGGAACAGGGTGGTCGCCTATCGGATCTCGTCGCTGTAGACCGCACCCGGAAGGTCGTGC from uncultured Alistipes sp. carries:
- a CDS encoding DMT family transporter → MWLTLAFTSAALLGLYDVAKKKALTGNAVLPVLLLNTLFSTLFFVPAILSAEFGLGWFDDTVLATTPGTATAHGLVILKSVIVLTSWIFGYFGMKHLPITIVGPINATRPVMVLVGAFLIFGERLNVCQWIGVALALVSLFLLSRSSRREGVDFTHNLWILFVALSALTGAVSGLYDKYIMTRLDPVFVQSWYNLYQFLMMTVVVAVLWWPRRGHTTPFRWSWAIPLISIFLTLADFAYLYALQEPDAMISVVSMIRRGSVVVSFLCGAALFHERNLRSKAVDLAFILVGMVFLWLGSRA